The following proteins come from a genomic window of Doryrhamphus excisus isolate RoL2022-K1 chromosome 12, RoL_Dexc_1.0, whole genome shotgun sequence:
- the LOC131139144 gene encoding ubiquitin-like protein 7 isoform X4: protein MASSDWQLSVKLVDQPKSIFHFPEMMPGDVAPGGYRVATLKQLVAAQLPNSIPDPDLIELVHCGRKLKDDLTLDACGILPGSTLHVLKKTWPEPESIAEPVNRATAAREFRMLHAALHSLHSTYRDSVYKMLTNKESLDQIIVATPGLRSDPVALGVLQDKDLFVQFTDPNMLDTLISSHPALVNAIILVLHSVAGSMPAQSSAPSSRNVSTSSYSDMPGGFMFEGMSDDDEDFQSGSPAGPSSRAGSSGGIRPLSLNHSGATGPRPITQSELATALALASTPESSAVTPTTVSQAESSSGAATVPAGTPVSNDLFSQALQQALQASNMSALQGRWQSQMQQLRDMGIQDEELMLRALQATDGDIQAALELIFAGGPGL from the exons ATGGCTTCCTCCGATTGGCAACTATCTGTGAAGCTGGTGGACCAGCCCAAATCTATCTTTCACTTCCCGGAGATGATGCCAGGAGACGTTGCACCCGGGGGGTACAGAGTCGCTACCCTAAAACAGCTGGTGGCGGCTCAGCTCCCCAATTCCATCCCTGATCCTGACCTTATAG AGCTGGTCCATTGTGGGCGCAAACTTAAAGATGATCTCACGTTAGATGCCTGCGGGATTCTACCAGGATCTACTTTACATGTACTGAAAAAGACATGGCCAGAACCTGAGAGCATTGCAG AACCTGTCAACAGAGCCACTGCGGCTCGAGAGTTCCGAATGCTCCACGCTGCCCTCCACTCTCTGCACTCCACCTATAGAGACTCG GTCTACAAAATGCTGACAAACAAGGAGTCTCTGGATCAAATCATAGTGGCCACACCTGGTCTCAGGTCAGATCCAGTGGCGCTAG GCGTGCTGCAAGACAAAGATCTCTTTGTGCAGTTCACGGACCCCAACATGTTGGACAC ACTCATCAGTTCTCACCCTGCCCTCGTCAATGCCATCATCCTGGTGCTGCACTCTGTGGCTGGAAGCATGCCTGCCCAGTCCTCCGCCCCTTCGTCCCGCAACGTCTCCACCAGCTCCTACAGCGACATGCCAG GAGGCTTCATGTTCGAGGGCATGTCCGACGATGACGAAGATTTCCAGTCC GGGAGCCCGGCGGGTCCGTCGAGCAGAGCAGGGTCCTCGGGGGGAATACGACCGCTATCGCTGAACCACAGCGGCGCCACAGGGCCTCGACCAATCACACAGAGCGAGCTAGCCACGGCGCTAGCCCTCGCTAGCACGCCTGAAAGCAGCGCCGTGACTCCGACAACAGTAAGCCAG GCGGAGTCCTCGAGCGGCGCCGCCACCGTGCCAGCAGGGACGCCGGTCAGCAACGACCTCTTCAGCCAGGCGCTGCAGCAAGCCCTCCAGGCTTCCAACATGTCCGCCCTGCAG ggtcgTTGGCAGTCCCAGATGCAGCAGCTGAGAGACATGGGCATCCAGGATGAGGAGTTGATGCTGAGAGCTCTGCAGGCCACTGATGGAGACATCCAAGCGGCACTGGAACTCATCTTTGCTGGAGGACCGGGACTCTGA
- the LOC131139144 gene encoding ubiquitin-like protein 7 isoform X2, with amino-acid sequence MCSCLNKCAITVGFQKVIRLQMASSDWQLSVKLVDQPKSIFHFPEMMPGDVAPGGYRVATLKQLVAAQLPNSIPDPDLIELVHCGRKLKDDLTLDACGILPGSTLHVLKKTWPEPESIAEPVNRATAAREFRMLHAALHSLHSTYRDSVYKMLTNKESLDQIIVATPGLRSDPVALGVLQDKDLFVQFTDPNMLDTLISSHPALVNAIILVLHSVAGSMPAQSSAPSSRNVSTSSYSDMPGGFMFEGMSDDDEDFQSGSPAGPSSRAGSSGGIRPLSLNHSGATGPRPITQSELATALALASTPESSAVTPTTVSQAESSSGAATVPAGTPVSNDLFSQALQQALQASNMSALQGRWQSQMQQLRDMGIQDEELMLRALQATDGDIQAALELIFAGGPGL; translated from the exons ATGTGCAGTTGTTTAAATAAGTGTGCAATTACTGTGGGTTTTCAGAAGGTAATACGTTTACAG ATGGCTTCCTCCGATTGGCAACTATCTGTGAAGCTGGTGGACCAGCCCAAATCTATCTTTCACTTCCCGGAGATGATGCCAGGAGACGTTGCACCCGGGGGGTACAGAGTCGCTACCCTAAAACAGCTGGTGGCGGCTCAGCTCCCCAATTCCATCCCTGATCCTGACCTTATAG AGCTGGTCCATTGTGGGCGCAAACTTAAAGATGATCTCACGTTAGATGCCTGCGGGATTCTACCAGGATCTACTTTACATGTACTGAAAAAGACATGGCCAGAACCTGAGAGCATTGCAG AACCTGTCAACAGAGCCACTGCGGCTCGAGAGTTCCGAATGCTCCACGCTGCCCTCCACTCTCTGCACTCCACCTATAGAGACTCG GTCTACAAAATGCTGACAAACAAGGAGTCTCTGGATCAAATCATAGTGGCCACACCTGGTCTCAGGTCAGATCCAGTGGCGCTAG GCGTGCTGCAAGACAAAGATCTCTTTGTGCAGTTCACGGACCCCAACATGTTGGACAC ACTCATCAGTTCTCACCCTGCCCTCGTCAATGCCATCATCCTGGTGCTGCACTCTGTGGCTGGAAGCATGCCTGCCCAGTCCTCCGCCCCTTCGTCCCGCAACGTCTCCACCAGCTCCTACAGCGACATGCCAG GAGGCTTCATGTTCGAGGGCATGTCCGACGATGACGAAGATTTCCAGTCC GGGAGCCCGGCGGGTCCGTCGAGCAGAGCAGGGTCCTCGGGGGGAATACGACCGCTATCGCTGAACCACAGCGGCGCCACAGGGCCTCGACCAATCACACAGAGCGAGCTAGCCACGGCGCTAGCCCTCGCTAGCACGCCTGAAAGCAGCGCCGTGACTCCGACAACAGTAAGCCAG GCGGAGTCCTCGAGCGGCGCCGCCACCGTGCCAGCAGGGACGCCGGTCAGCAACGACCTCTTCAGCCAGGCGCTGCAGCAAGCCCTCCAGGCTTCCAACATGTCCGCCCTGCAG ggtcgTTGGCAGTCCCAGATGCAGCAGCTGAGAGACATGGGCATCCAGGATGAGGAGTTGATGCTGAGAGCTCTGCAGGCCACTGATGGAGACATCCAAGCGGCACTGGAACTCATCTTTGCTGGAGGACCGGGACTCTGA
- the LOC131139144 gene encoding ubiquitin-like protein 7 isoform X1 yields the protein MHHLGFLSKCASTWTKTKILMSSCFCVVGSSFDSCCDLNESNRSCNICLKTAFEDPEVRSRHIDQMASSDWQLSVKLVDQPKSIFHFPEMMPGDVAPGGYRVATLKQLVAAQLPNSIPDPDLIELVHCGRKLKDDLTLDACGILPGSTLHVLKKTWPEPESIAEPVNRATAAREFRMLHAALHSLHSTYRDSVYKMLTNKESLDQIIVATPGLRSDPVALGVLQDKDLFVQFTDPNMLDTLISSHPALVNAIILVLHSVAGSMPAQSSAPSSRNVSTSSYSDMPGGFMFEGMSDDDEDFQSGSPAGPSSRAGSSGGIRPLSLNHSGATGPRPITQSELATALALASTPESSAVTPTTVSQAESSSGAATVPAGTPVSNDLFSQALQQALQASNMSALQGRWQSQMQQLRDMGIQDEELMLRALQATDGDIQAALELIFAGGPGL from the exons ATGCATCATCTTGGCTTCCTGTCCAAATGTGCTTCCACGTGGACAAAGACCAAAATACTGATGTCATCATGCTTTTGTGTAGTTGGCAGCAGTTTTGACAGCTGCTGTGACTTAAATGAGAGCAACAGATCGTGTAACATCTGTCTGAAGACAGCCTTTGAGGACCCTGAAGTGCGCAGCAGGCATATCGATCAA ATGGCTTCCTCCGATTGGCAACTATCTGTGAAGCTGGTGGACCAGCCCAAATCTATCTTTCACTTCCCGGAGATGATGCCAGGAGACGTTGCACCCGGGGGGTACAGAGTCGCTACCCTAAAACAGCTGGTGGCGGCTCAGCTCCCCAATTCCATCCCTGATCCTGACCTTATAG AGCTGGTCCATTGTGGGCGCAAACTTAAAGATGATCTCACGTTAGATGCCTGCGGGATTCTACCAGGATCTACTTTACATGTACTGAAAAAGACATGGCCAGAACCTGAGAGCATTGCAG AACCTGTCAACAGAGCCACTGCGGCTCGAGAGTTCCGAATGCTCCACGCTGCCCTCCACTCTCTGCACTCCACCTATAGAGACTCG GTCTACAAAATGCTGACAAACAAGGAGTCTCTGGATCAAATCATAGTGGCCACACCTGGTCTCAGGTCAGATCCAGTGGCGCTAG GCGTGCTGCAAGACAAAGATCTCTTTGTGCAGTTCACGGACCCCAACATGTTGGACAC ACTCATCAGTTCTCACCCTGCCCTCGTCAATGCCATCATCCTGGTGCTGCACTCTGTGGCTGGAAGCATGCCTGCCCAGTCCTCCGCCCCTTCGTCCCGCAACGTCTCCACCAGCTCCTACAGCGACATGCCAG GAGGCTTCATGTTCGAGGGCATGTCCGACGATGACGAAGATTTCCAGTCC GGGAGCCCGGCGGGTCCGTCGAGCAGAGCAGGGTCCTCGGGGGGAATACGACCGCTATCGCTGAACCACAGCGGCGCCACAGGGCCTCGACCAATCACACAGAGCGAGCTAGCCACGGCGCTAGCCCTCGCTAGCACGCCTGAAAGCAGCGCCGTGACTCCGACAACAGTAAGCCAG GCGGAGTCCTCGAGCGGCGCCGCCACCGTGCCAGCAGGGACGCCGGTCAGCAACGACCTCTTCAGCCAGGCGCTGCAGCAAGCCCTCCAGGCTTCCAACATGTCCGCCCTGCAG ggtcgTTGGCAGTCCCAGATGCAGCAGCTGAGAGACATGGGCATCCAGGATGAGGAGTTGATGCTGAGAGCTCTGCAGGCCACTGATGGAGACATCCAAGCGGCACTGGAACTCATCTTTGCTGGAGGACCGGGACTCTGA
- the LOC131139144 gene encoding ubiquitin-like protein 7 isoform X3, protein MCSCLNKCAITVGFQKMASSDWQLSVKLVDQPKSIFHFPEMMPGDVAPGGYRVATLKQLVAAQLPNSIPDPDLIELVHCGRKLKDDLTLDACGILPGSTLHVLKKTWPEPESIAEPVNRATAAREFRMLHAALHSLHSTYRDSVYKMLTNKESLDQIIVATPGLRSDPVALGVLQDKDLFVQFTDPNMLDTLISSHPALVNAIILVLHSVAGSMPAQSSAPSSRNVSTSSYSDMPGGFMFEGMSDDDEDFQSGSPAGPSSRAGSSGGIRPLSLNHSGATGPRPITQSELATALALASTPESSAVTPTTVSQAESSSGAATVPAGTPVSNDLFSQALQQALQASNMSALQGRWQSQMQQLRDMGIQDEELMLRALQATDGDIQAALELIFAGGPGL, encoded by the exons ATGTGCAGTTGTTTAAATAAGTGTGCAATTACTGTGGGTTTTCAGAAG ATGGCTTCCTCCGATTGGCAACTATCTGTGAAGCTGGTGGACCAGCCCAAATCTATCTTTCACTTCCCGGAGATGATGCCAGGAGACGTTGCACCCGGGGGGTACAGAGTCGCTACCCTAAAACAGCTGGTGGCGGCTCAGCTCCCCAATTCCATCCCTGATCCTGACCTTATAG AGCTGGTCCATTGTGGGCGCAAACTTAAAGATGATCTCACGTTAGATGCCTGCGGGATTCTACCAGGATCTACTTTACATGTACTGAAAAAGACATGGCCAGAACCTGAGAGCATTGCAG AACCTGTCAACAGAGCCACTGCGGCTCGAGAGTTCCGAATGCTCCACGCTGCCCTCCACTCTCTGCACTCCACCTATAGAGACTCG GTCTACAAAATGCTGACAAACAAGGAGTCTCTGGATCAAATCATAGTGGCCACACCTGGTCTCAGGTCAGATCCAGTGGCGCTAG GCGTGCTGCAAGACAAAGATCTCTTTGTGCAGTTCACGGACCCCAACATGTTGGACAC ACTCATCAGTTCTCACCCTGCCCTCGTCAATGCCATCATCCTGGTGCTGCACTCTGTGGCTGGAAGCATGCCTGCCCAGTCCTCCGCCCCTTCGTCCCGCAACGTCTCCACCAGCTCCTACAGCGACATGCCAG GAGGCTTCATGTTCGAGGGCATGTCCGACGATGACGAAGATTTCCAGTCC GGGAGCCCGGCGGGTCCGTCGAGCAGAGCAGGGTCCTCGGGGGGAATACGACCGCTATCGCTGAACCACAGCGGCGCCACAGGGCCTCGACCAATCACACAGAGCGAGCTAGCCACGGCGCTAGCCCTCGCTAGCACGCCTGAAAGCAGCGCCGTGACTCCGACAACAGTAAGCCAG GCGGAGTCCTCGAGCGGCGCCGCCACCGTGCCAGCAGGGACGCCGGTCAGCAACGACCTCTTCAGCCAGGCGCTGCAGCAAGCCCTCCAGGCTTCCAACATGTCCGCCCTGCAG ggtcgTTGGCAGTCCCAGATGCAGCAGCTGAGAGACATGGGCATCCAGGATGAGGAGTTGATGCTGAGAGCTCTGCAGGCCACTGATGGAGACATCCAAGCGGCACTGGAACTCATCTTTGCTGGAGGACCGGGACTCTGA